From the genome of Pukyongia salina, one region includes:
- the rplB gene encoding 50S ribosomal protein L2 has product MSVRKLKPITPGQRFRVVNGFDAITTDKPEKSLLAPKKRSGGRNSQGKMTMRYKGGGHKRKYRIIDFKRDKDGIPATVASIEYDPNRTAFIALVNYQDGEKRYVIAQNGLQVGQNIVSGDKVAPEIGNTMTLSNIPLGTIISCIELHPGQGAVMARSAGAFAQLMARDGKYATVKLPSGETRMVLATCKATIGAVSNSDHQLLVSGKAGRSRWLGRRPRTRPVVMNPVDHPMGGGEGKSSGGHPRSRNGIPAKGFRTRSKSKASNKYIIERRKK; this is encoded by the coding sequence ATGTCAGTAAGAAAATTAAAACCTATCACACCAGGTCAGCGATTTAGGGTTGTAAATGGATTTGACGCCATCACAACCGATAAGCCGGAGAAGAGTTTATTAGCTCCGAAAAAACGATCAGGTGGTAGAAACAGTCAAGGTAAGATGACCATGCGCTACAAAGGTGGTGGTCATAAGAGAAAATACCGAATTATAGATTTTAAACGCGACAAGGATGGAATTCCTGCAACTGTTGCGTCTATAGAATACGATCCAAACCGTACAGCTTTTATCGCCCTGGTTAATTACCAGGATGGAGAAAAGCGTTATGTGATTGCACAGAACGGTCTTCAGGTGGGTCAGAATATCGTATCGGGAGACAAAGTTGCTCCGGAGATCGGTAACACAATGACCCTTTCAAACATCCCTTTAGGTACTATTATTTCATGTATCGAATTACACCCCGGACAAGGTGCTGTTATGGCGCGTAGTGCAGGGGCATTCGCTCAATTGATGGCTCGTGACGGGAAGTATGCTACCGTAAAATTACCTTCAGGTGAGACCCGTATGGTCCTTGCAACATGTAAGGCTACTATTGGTGCTGTATCTAACAGTGACCACCAGTTGTTAGTATCTGGTAAAGCTGGTAGATCAAGGTGGTTAGGAAGAAGGCCTAGAACCAGACCAGTGGTTATGAACCCGGTTGATCACCCAATGGGTGGTGGTGAAGGTAAATCTTCAGGAGGACACCCAAGATCGAGAAATGGTATTCCTGCAAAAGGATTCAGGACTCGTTCAAAATCTAAAGCGAGTAATAAATACATTATCGAACGTAGAAAGAAATAA
- the rpsH gene encoding 30S ribosomal protein S8: MTTDPIADYLTRVRNAVKAGHRVVEVPASNLKKEITKILFDQGYILSYKFEDEKGPQGTIKIALKYDKLTKDPVIKKMQRISKPGLRKYASSSDIPRVLNGLGIAIVSTSAGVMTGKQAEAQNVGGELLCYVY, from the coding sequence ATGACAACAGATCCAATCGCAGATTATCTAACCAGAGTTAGAAATGCAGTGAAAGCTGGACACCGCGTAGTAGAGGTGCCCGCTTCCAATCTTAAGAAAGAGATCACAAAAATCTTGTTCGATCAGGGTTATATTTTAAGCTACAAATTCGAAGACGAAAAAGGGCCTCAGGGAACTATTAAGATCGCTTTGAAATACGACAAGCTTACAAAAGATCCTGTGATCAAGAAAATGCAAAGAATTAGTAAACCCGGTTTACGTAAATATGCAAGTTCTTCGGATATCCCAAGAGTTCTGAATGGCCTAGGAATTGCCATCGTGTCTACTTCAGCAGGAGTAATGACAGGTAAGCAAGCTGAAGCCCAGAATGTTGGTGGCGAATTACTGTGTTACGTATACTAA
- the rplR gene encoding 50S ribosomal protein L18: protein MALSKNDRRDRIRFRIRKTVSGTAQRPRLAVFRSNKEIYAQLIDDVSGTTITAASSRDKDINASKVNKTEVAKLVGKALAEKAQKAGVEAVSFDRGGYLYHGRVKSLAEGAREGGLKF, encoded by the coding sequence ATGGCATTATCAAAGAACGATAGAAGGGATCGAATTCGATTCAGAATCAGAAAGACGGTTTCCGGAACTGCTCAACGTCCTCGTTTGGCAGTATTCAGAAGCAACAAGGAGATCTATGCTCAACTTATTGACGATGTATCAGGTACTACGATCACTGCTGCATCTTCAAGAGATAAAGATATTAACGCATCTAAGGTTAATAAGACCGAAGTTGCGAAATTGGTTGGTAAGGCTCTTGCTGAAAAAGCTCAGAAGGCCGGTGTCGAAGCCGTTTCTTTCGACCGAGGCGGATACCTTTACCACGGAAGAGTAAAATCATTAGCTGAAGGGGCTCGCGAAGGCGGTCTTAAATTTTAA
- the rpsE gene encoding 30S ribosomal protein S5: MYQDYKNVELVKPGGLELKDRLVGVQRVTKVTKGGRAFGFSAIVVVGDENGVVGHGLGKSKDVASAIAKAIEDAKKNLVRIPLNKATLPHEQKGKYGGARVTLLPAAPGTGVIAGGAVRAVLEAVGVHDVLSKSQGSSNPHNVVKATFDALLQLRSAQIVAKQRGISLEKLYKG, encoded by the coding sequence ATGTATCAGGACTATAAAAACGTAGAATTAGTAAAACCGGGCGGACTTGAATTAAAAGATCGTTTGGTAGGCGTACAACGTGTTACGAAAGTAACAAAAGGGGGTAGAGCCTTTGGATTTTCAGCTATTGTAGTTGTAGGAGATGAGAATGGTGTTGTTGGACACGGATTGGGAAAGTCCAAGGATGTGGCCAGTGCAATCGCTAAAGCGATCGAGGACGCTAAAAAGAACCTGGTTCGTATTCCATTGAATAAAGCAACGCTTCCTCATGAGCAAAAAGGGAAATACGGTGGAGCACGAGTAACCTTGTTACCGGCTGCGCCTGGTACCGGAGTTATTGCCGGAGGTGCTGTTCGTGCCGTACTGGAAGCAGTAGGTGTACACGACGTACTTTCTAAATCTCAGGGATCTTCAAATCCACATAATGTGGTGAAGGCTACTTTCGATGCGCTACTTCAATTAAGAAGTGCACAGATCGTTGCCAAGCAAAGAGGAATCTCCCTGGAGAAATTATATAAAGGATAA
- the rpsC gene encoding 30S ribosomal protein S3: MGQKTNPIGNRLGIIRGWESNWYGGNDYGDKLAEDDKIRKYVHARLSKASVSRVIIERTLKLVTVTITTARPGIIIGKGGQEVDKLKEELKKITGKEVQINIHEIKRPELDAHLVAASIARQIENRISYRRAIKMAIAAAMRMNAEGIKIMISGRLNGAEMARSESYKDGRIPLSTFRADIDYALVEAHTTYGRLGVKVWIMKGEVYGKRELSPLVGLAKKGGKGGTGRGGNKSRRRK, encoded by the coding sequence ATGGGACAGAAGACAAATCCAATCGGGAATCGCTTAGGTATCATCAGAGGATGGGAATCCAACTGGTACGGAGGCAACGACTACGGTGATAAACTTGCCGAAGACGACAAGATTAGAAAATATGTTCACGCTCGTTTAAGTAAAGCCAGTGTGTCCAGAGTAATTATTGAGCGTACACTTAAACTTGTAACCGTTACTATCACCACGGCCCGCCCAGGTATCATTATTGGTAAAGGTGGCCAGGAGGTAGACAAGTTAAAAGAAGAGCTTAAGAAAATTACAGGTAAAGAGGTACAGATCAACATTCATGAGATCAAGAGACCAGAGCTTGATGCGCACCTTGTTGCTGCCAGTATTGCAAGACAGATTGAGAATCGTATCTCATATCGTCGAGCAATTAAAATGGCTATCGCAGCGGCTATGCGTATGAACGCAGAAGGAATCAAGATCATGATCTCAGGACGATTGAACGGAGCTGAAATGGCGCGTTCCGAATCGTATAAAGATGGACGTATCCCTTTATCTACATTTAGAGCCGACATAGACTATGCTTTAGTTGAAGCTCACACTACCTATGGTAGACTGGGAGTTAAGGTATGGATCATGAAAGGTGAAGTATATGGAAAAAGAGAACTTTCTCCTCTTGTTGGCCTGGCCAAAAAAGGTGGAAAAGGTGGAACCGGGCGAGGTGGTAATAAGTCACGTCGTAGAAAGTAA
- the rpmD gene encoding 50S ribosomal protein L30, which translates to MAKIKVTKVKSAINRTKNQKRTLEALGLKKIGQTVEHEDTPNILGMVTKVKHLVSVETA; encoded by the coding sequence ATGGCAAAGATTAAAGTAACAAAGGTGAAAAGTGCAATTAACCGTACTAAAAACCAAAAACGTACGCTGGAAGCGTTAGGCCTGAAAAAAATAGGTCAGACGGTAGAGCACGAAGACACGCCAAATATTCTTGGTATGGTAACTAAAGTAAAACATTTGGTTTCAGTAGAAACCGCTTAA
- the rplV gene encoding 50S ribosomal protein L22 — translation MGVRKRERAEAIKEAKKTQYFAKLNNCPTSPRKMRLVADLVRGEKVDKALNILRFSPKEASRRLEKLLLSAIANWQAKNEDASIEDADLFIKEIRVDGGTMLKRLRPAPQGRAHRIRKRSNHVTLVLGANDNTQS, via the coding sequence ATGGGAGTTCGTAAAAGAGAAAGAGCAGAAGCTATCAAGGAGGCAAAGAAGACACAATACTTCGCCAAGTTGAACAATTGCCCTACTTCGCCAAGAAAGATGCGATTAGTTGCAGACCTTGTACGTGGTGAAAAAGTAGATAAAGCACTTAATATATTAAGGTTTAGCCCTAAAGAAGCTTCTCGAAGATTAGAGAAACTATTGTTATCTGCCATTGCAAACTGGCAGGCTAAGAATGAAGATGCTTCCATCGAGGATGCAGACCTTTTTATAAAGGAGATCCGTGTTGATGGCGGGACTATGTTGAAAAGACTACGTCCGGCTCCACAGGGTCGTGCACACAGAATTAGAAAACGTTCTAACCACGTAACACTGGTTTTAGGAGCTAACGATAACACACAAAGCTAA
- the rpsQ gene encoding 30S ribosomal protein S17, translating into MENRNLRKERIGVVTSNKMEKSIVVAEVKKVKHPMYGKFVLKTKKYVAHDEKNDCNEGDTVKIMETRPLSKTKCWRLVEIIERAK; encoded by the coding sequence ATGGAAAATAGAAACTTAAGAAAAGAACGTATAGGTGTAGTAACCAGTAACAAAATGGAGAAATCCATTGTTGTTGCCGAGGTGAAAAAAGTAAAGCACCCTATGTATGGAAAATTCGTTTTGAAAACGAAGAAATACGTAGCACACGACGAAAAGAACGACTGTAATGAGGGAGATACTGTAAAGATCATGGAAACAAGACCTTTAAGTAAGACCAAATGCTGGCGTTTAGTAGAAATCATTGAAAGAGCGAAGTAA
- the rplF gene encoding 50S ribosomal protein L6: MSRIGNNPVAIPEGVTVEVKDNTVTVKGKLGELTQEFEGVSVKVEEGNVHVARPSDAKDHRAKHGLYRSLINNMINGVSTGWTKELELVGVGYRASNQGQKLDLAIGFSHNIILDIAPEVKVETVTEKGKNPIVKLTSHDKQLVGQVAAKIRGFRKPEPYKGKGIKFVGEQIRRKAGKSA; this comes from the coding sequence ATGTCAAGAATAGGTAATAACCCGGTAGCGATTCCTGAAGGAGTAACTGTAGAAGTTAAAGACAATACGGTAACTGTAAAAGGGAAATTAGGCGAGTTAACTCAGGAATTTGAAGGAGTTAGCGTAAAAGTAGAAGAAGGAAACGTACATGTTGCACGTCCTTCCGATGCAAAAGATCACAGGGCGAAGCACGGATTGTACAGATCATTGATCAACAACATGATCAATGGAGTGTCAACCGGCTGGACCAAGGAGTTGGAATTAGTAGGAGTTGGATATCGAGCTTCTAATCAAGGTCAGAAATTAGATCTGGCTATTGGATTCTCACACAATATTATATTGGATATTGCACCTGAGGTAAAAGTGGAAACTGTTACTGAGAAAGGTAAGAATCCAATAGTAAAATTAACATCTCACGACAAGCAACTGGTTGGGCAGGTAGCGGCAAAGATCCGCGGATTCCGTAAACCAGAACCTTACAAAGGAAAAGGGATCAAGTTTGTTGGTGAACAAATAAGAAGAAAAGCAGGTAAATCTGCATAA
- the rplE gene encoding 50S ribosomal protein L5 — protein sequence MGYSPRLKEEYKSRVINALTDEFGYKNVMQVPKLERIVVSQGVGAAVADKKLIDNSIEELTMITGQKAVATMSKKDVANFKLRKGMPIGTKVTLRGERMYEFLDRLITTAIPRIRDFNGIKATGFDGRGNYSLGITEQIIFQEIDIDKVKKIEGMNITFVTSAKTDKEAKSLLTELGLPFKKN from the coding sequence ATGGGATATTCACCAAGACTTAAAGAAGAATACAAGAGCAGAGTAATTAATGCTCTTACCGATGAGTTCGGTTATAAGAATGTTATGCAGGTACCAAAATTAGAGCGCATTGTAGTGTCTCAAGGTGTTGGTGCTGCCGTAGCAGATAAAAAACTTATCGATAATTCTATAGAAGAATTGACGATGATCACGGGGCAAAAAGCTGTTGCAACTATGTCCAAGAAGGATGTTGCAAACTTTAAACTTCGTAAAGGAATGCCGATCGGGACAAAAGTGACCCTTCGCGGTGAGCGTATGTATGAGTTTTTAGACAGGCTCATTACAACGGCTATTCCTCGAATTCGTGATTTCAACGGAATTAAAGCCACTGGTTTTGATGGAAGAGGTAATTACTCATTGGGTATTACCGAACAGATCATTTTCCAGGAGATCGATATCGACAAGGTTAAGAAGATAGAAGGGATGAACATCACTTTTGTTACTTCGGCCAAAACCGATAAAGAAGCAAAATCATTACTAACTGAACTGGGATTACCTTTTAAAAAGAATTAA
- the rplX gene encoding 50S ribosomal protein L24 has protein sequence MGKLKIKSGDTVVVTTGEHKGSEGRVMKVFRDKNKAIVEGVNTVKKHEKPSAANPQGGITEKEAPIHISNLALIDPKSGEATRVGYRMEDGKKVRFSKKSNQVL, from the coding sequence ATGGGAAAGCTTAAGATAAAATCAGGAGATACAGTTGTAGTTACCACCGGAGAACACAAAGGTTCTGAAGGACGTGTAATGAAAGTATTTCGTGATAAGAACAAAGCAATAGTAGAAGGAGTGAACACGGTAAAGAAACATGAGAAGCCTAGTGCTGCAAACCCTCAGGGTGGAATTACCGAAAAAGAAGCTCCAATTCATATCTCTAACCTGGCATTGATTGATCCTAAATCTGGAGAAGCTACACGTGTTGGGTATAGAATGGAAGATGGTAAAAAAGTACGATTTTCTAAAAAATCGAATCAAGTATTATAG
- the rplC gene encoding 50S ribosomal protein L3, translating to MSGLIGKKIGMTSIFDENGKNIPCTVIEAGPCVVTQVRTEEVDGYSALQLGFDDKKTANKAAEGHAKKAGTVAKRRVVEFQGFEEEYKLGDTITVEHFNEGEFVDVSGTSKGKGFQGVVKRHGFGGVGQATHGQHNRLRAPGSIGAASYPARVFKGMKMAGQMGNEKVKVQNLRVLKVVPEKNLLVVKGCVPGHKNAYVTIQK from the coding sequence ATGTCTGGGTTAATTGGAAAAAAGATAGGGATGACCAGCATCTTCGACGAGAACGGAAAGAATATTCCGTGTACCGTTATCGAAGCTGGACCCTGTGTTGTTACCCAAGTCAGAACCGAAGAGGTTGACGGGTATAGTGCTCTTCAACTTGGTTTCGATGACAAAAAGACTGCAAACAAAGCTGCTGAAGGCCATGCTAAAAAAGCCGGAACTGTTGCTAAGCGTCGTGTTGTTGAATTCCAGGGATTTGAAGAAGAATACAAATTAGGTGATACGATCACTGTGGAACACTTTAATGAAGGCGAGTTTGTGGATGTTTCCGGAACGAGTAAAGGTAAAGGATTCCAGGGTGTGGTAAAACGCCACGGATTTGGTGGTGTAGGACAAGCGACTCACGGTCAGCATAACAGACTAAGAGCTCCTGGTTCCATTGGTGCTGCTTCTTATCCTGCGAGAGTTTTCAAAGGAATGAAGATGGCCGGCCAAATGGGAAATGAAAAAGTGAAAGTACAGAACTTAAGAGTGTTGAAAGTGGTTCCTGAAAAGAACTTGCTTGTTGTGAAAGGGTGTGTACCCGGACACAAGAACGCTTATGTAACGATTCAGAAATAA
- the rplW gene encoding 50S ribosomal protein L23 → MNILIKPIITEKATADAELNNRYGFVVNPQANKVEIKKAVEAVYGVSVTGVRTMNVRPDRKTRYTKTGIQTGKTNAYKKAIVQVAEGDTIDFYNNI, encoded by the coding sequence ATGAATATCTTAATTAAACCTATTATTACAGAAAAAGCTACAGCCGATGCTGAGTTAAATAACCGTTACGGTTTTGTAGTGAATCCACAGGCGAACAAGGTAGAGATCAAAAAAGCAGTGGAAGCTGTTTATGGAGTTTCTGTTACTGGAGTTCGAACAATGAATGTCCGCCCGGACAGGAAGACTCGTTATACAAAAACGGGTATCCAGACTGGTAAAACAAATGCTTATAAGAAAGCAATTGTACAGGTGGCGGAAGGTGATACAATTGATTTTTACAATAACATCTAA
- the rplD gene encoding 50S ribosomal protein L4: MKVAVLDKNGKDTGRKVELSKEVFGIEPNNHAVYLDVKQYLANQRQGTHKAKERAEIVGSTRKIKKQKGTGTARAGSIKSPIFKGGGRIFGPRPRSYSFKLNKNLKRLARRSALSMKANDKAIVVMEDLNFEAPKTKEFTSVLKSLGLENKKSLFVLGESNNNLYLSSRNLKGAEVITNSELSTYKIMNANSLVLFEGSLEGIETNLSK, from the coding sequence ATGAAGGTAGCGGTATTAGATAAAAACGGAAAAGACACCGGAAGGAAAGTAGAGCTTTCTAAAGAGGTGTTTGGTATAGAACCTAACAATCACGCTGTATATCTTGATGTGAAACAGTATCTGGCCAATCAGCGCCAGGGTACACACAAGGCAAAAGAGCGTGCTGAGATCGTGGGTAGTACCCGTAAGATCAAGAAACAAAAAGGAACTGGTACAGCTCGTGCGGGTAGTATCAAGTCTCCAATATTTAAAGGTGGTGGTAGAATCTTTGGTCCAAGACCGAGAAGCTACTCCTTTAAATTGAATAAGAACCTTAAGCGTTTGGCGCGTCGTTCGGCTTTGAGTATGAAGGCAAATGATAAGGCGATCGTGGTAATGGAAGACCTTAATTTTGAGGCACCTAAGACAAAAGAATTCACTTCAGTTTTAAAGTCGTTAGGACTTGAAAACAAAAAGTCTTTGTTTGTGTTGGGAGAGTCAAATAATAACCTATATTTGTCGTCTCGCAATTTGAAAGGTGCTGAGGTTATAACTAACTCAGAATTAAGCACTTACAAAATTATGAATGCAAACAGCCTTGTGTTGTTTGAAGGTTCTTTGGAAGGAATTGAAACAAACTTAAGTAAATAG
- the rplO gene encoding 50S ribosomal protein L15, whose amino-acid sequence MDLSNLKPADGSVSRQGKRLGRGQGSGKAGTSGRGHKGAKSRSGYSKKLGFEGGQMPLQRRVPKFGFTNINRKEYQGINVDTLQKLVDDKKIKDTVDFDTLVSLRLAGKNDMVKILGRGELKAKLKVSAHKFTASAKEAIEAAGGEVVTL is encoded by the coding sequence ATGGATTTAAGTAACTTAAAACCAGCAGATGGTTCTGTCAGCAGACAGGGAAAGCGTTTAGGGCGAGGCCAGGGATCGGGTAAAGCCGGTACTTCAGGTCGTGGGCACAAAGGTGCGAAGTCACGTTCCGGATATTCCAAGAAATTAGGTTTCGAAGGTGGACAGATGCCATTACAGCGTCGTGTTCCTAAATTCGGATTTACTAACATCAACCGCAAGGAGTATCAGGGGATCAATGTTGATACCCTTCAGAAACTAGTTGATGATAAGAAAATAAAAGATACGGTAGACTTCGATACTCTTGTAAGTCTTCGTTTGGCTGGTAAGAACGATATGGTGAAGATCCTTGGAAGAGGAGAATTGAAGGCCAAATTAAAAGTATCTGCACACAAGTTTACTGCCTCGGCGAAAGAAGCTATTGAAGCTGCTGGTGGTGAAGTAGTAACATTGTAA
- the rpsJ gene encoding 30S ribosomal protein S10 has protein sequence MSQKIRIKLKSYDHNLVDKSAEKIVKTVKSTGAVVTGPIPLPTHKKIFTVLRSPHVNKKSREQFQLSSYKRLLDIYSSSSKTIDALMKLELPSGVEVEIKV, from the coding sequence ATGAGTCAGAAAATTAGAATCAAATTAAAATCTTACGATCATAATTTAGTGGACAAATCTGCTGAAAAAATCGTAAAGACCGTAAAAAGTACAGGTGCAGTAGTAACCGGACCAATCCCGTTACCAACACACAAAAAGATCTTTACCGTGCTACGTTCGCCACACGTGAACAAGAAGAGTAGAGAGCAATTCCAGTTGAGTTCGTATAAGAGGCTGCTGGATATCTACAGCTCTTCTTCCAAAACGATAGACGCTCTAATGAAGTTAGAGTTGCCTAGTGGAGTAGAAGTAGAGATCAAGGTATAA
- the rplN gene encoding 50S ribosomal protein L14, with amino-acid sequence MIQQESRLKVADNTGAKEVLCIRVLGGTKKRYASIGDKIVVTVKDATPNGQIKKGAVSTAVVVRTVKEVRRPDGSYIRFDDNACVLLNPQGEMRGTRVFGPVARELRDKQFMKIVSLAPEVL; translated from the coding sequence ATGATACAGCAAGAATCAAGACTAAAAGTAGCAGATAACACAGGAGCAAAGGAAGTACTTTGTATTCGCGTGTTAGGCGGAACCAAGAAAAGATATGCTTCTATTGGGGATAAGATCGTAGTAACTGTAAAAGATGCTACTCCCAACGGACAGATTAAAAAAGGTGCCGTTTCTACGGCAGTAGTGGTACGTACCGTGAAAGAAGTTAGAAGGCCGGATGGATCATACATCCGTTTCGACGATAACGCTTGTGTACTTCTAAACCCTCAAGGGGAAATGAGAGGTACTCGTGTATTCGGTCCTGTTGCCAGAGAGCTTCGTGATAAGCAATTTATGAAAATAGTATCATTGGCACCAGAGGTGCTTTAA
- the rpsN gene encoding 30S ribosomal protein S14, with protein sequence MAKESMKAREVKRARMVAKYAEKRKALKEAGDWEALQKLPKNSSPVRLHNRCKLTGRPKGYMRQFGISRVMFREMANKGLIPGVRKASW encoded by the coding sequence ATGGCTAAAGAATCAATGAAAGCCCGCGAGGTAAAAAGAGCAAGAATGGTAGCGAAGTATGCCGAAAAGCGCAAGGCCTTAAAAGAAGCCGGTGACTGGGAAGCACTTCAGAAATTACCTAAAAACTCTTCACCTGTTCGTTTACACAACAGATGTAAATTAACCGGTAGACCTAAAGGGTATATGAGACAATTCGGAATTTCACGTGTAATGTTCCGTGAAATGGCAAATAAAGGATTGATCCCGGGTGTTAGAAAAGCAAGCTGGTAA
- the rpsS gene encoding 30S ribosomal protein S19, whose product MARSLKKGPYVHYKLEQKVQQNVESNKKTVIKTWSRASMITPDFVGQTIAVHNGRQFVPVYVTENMVGHKLGEFSPTRSFRGHAGAKNKGKK is encoded by the coding sequence ATGGCAAGATCATTAAAAAAGGGACCTTACGTTCACTATAAATTAGAGCAAAAAGTTCAGCAAAATGTTGAGTCGAACAAGAAAACTGTGATCAAGACCTGGTCAAGAGCTTCTATGATCACTCCAGACTTTGTTGGACAGACCATTGCAGTTCACAACGGAAGACAATTTGTTCCTGTGTATGTAACTGAGAATATGGTAGGACATAAATTAGGAGAATTTTCACCAACTAGATCATTCCGTGGTCATGCCGGTGCTAAAAACAAAGGAAAAAAATAA
- the rplP gene encoding 50S ribosomal protein L16 — translation MLQPKRTKYRKMQKGRMKGNAGRGTQLSYGTFGIKSLDSNFLTARQIEAARIAATRYMKREGSIWIMIFPDKPITKKPLEVRMGKGKGAVEYWAAVVKPGRILFEVSGVSLDTAKEALRLAAQKLPVKTKFIVSRDYQG, via the coding sequence ATGTTACAACCCAAGAGAACAAAATACCGTAAAATGCAGAAAGGCCGCATGAAGGGGAATGCCGGACGTGGCACTCAACTCTCTTACGGAACCTTTGGTATAAAGTCTTTAGATTCGAATTTCCTTACTGCGCGTCAAATTGAAGCTGCACGTATTGCTGCTACCCGTTATATGAAAAGGGAAGGTTCTATCTGGATCATGATATTTCCGGATAAGCCTATCACCAAGAAACCTCTTGAGGTTCGTATGGGTAAAGGTAAAGGTGCTGTAGAATACTGGGCTGCTGTAGTGAAACCTGGAAGGATTTTGTTTGAAGTATCCGGTGTGTCTTTAGATACCGCAAAAGAGGCTCTTCGCCTTGCGGCTCAGAAGTTACCGGTGAAGACAAAATTTATTGTATCACGAGACTATCAAGGATAA
- the rpmC gene encoding 50S ribosomal protein L29 translates to MKQSEINQASSAELQEKLAETRQAYSDLKMAHTISPLENPIQLRAHRKTIARIATELTKRDEQ, encoded by the coding sequence ATGAAACAATCAGAAATAAATCAGGCATCATCGGCAGAGCTGCAAGAAAAACTTGCTGAAACAAGACAGGCTTATTCAGACCTGAAGATGGCACACACCATTTCACCGTTGGAGAATCCAATTCAGTTAAGAGCACATCGTAAAACGATTGCACGAATTGCGACAGAACTAACAAAAAGAGACGAACAATAA